A single Anopheles maculipalpis chromosome 3RL, idAnoMacuDA_375_x, whole genome shotgun sequence DNA region contains:
- the LOC126564526 gene encoding sodium channel protein Nach-like, producing the protein MQKTTFKGLTQRVIDRNIGIFKIRPQRVELNFRRWFGKQLRGLCDITALHGYSQIVRDGYSMLERTVWSCAVVASTISAITLLMISWSWSVETPTVTVTESTNYPTWNLPYPAVTVCNLNKISATAALQRAQTMRRPGNMTAAELSNMFRLFLHVTGLGQADPAQYRLLHDIMLMNNLEIPQLMGEFTPPCGTMLERCMWKGTQWRCDNLFQVINSTEGLCCSFNYYGLLKDNYPKKITVSVPKDPRRVMASGFQTGLSILLQPDSEDYHSTDVGSYGFKLMIHSSYDYPDNDAEIKIVLAGTESFITLTPSSTYATEDALSFDPSVRNCFDRNERVLSVLQRYSYVNCMVECRAATIYGKCGCVPYHFPNNGSLRNCEMKDMECVVRSRHLYQTAVPAMNGSVERMSYRSIAPPCGCLPGCDKVQYPSQMVTGVMNRSFSFNALSFFKDIQLKNQSLVHIFLADLTATHFRMDIYQDSLGVLASFGGILGLFLGFSIITGFEVVYFFSIRLLFDALTNKNGNRNASIQNHD; encoded by the exons ATGCAGAAAACCACCTTTAAAGGACTAACGCAACGTGTGATCGATAGGAACATAGGGATCTTCAAGATACGCCCACAGCGTGTGGAGTTGAACTTTCGTCGTTGGTTCGGCAAACAGTTGCGGGGACTTTGCGATATTACGGCGCTTCACGGCTACAGTCAGATAGTGCGTGATGGATACAGCATGCTGGAGCGTACCGTTTGGTCCTGTGCCGTTGTGGCATCAACCATCAGTGCCATCACGCTGCTGATGATATCGTGGTCCTGGAGCGTGGAAACACCAACGGTCACG GTTACCGAATCGACGAACTATCCCACCTGGAACCTGCCCTATCCCGCCGTAACGGTGTGCAACTTGAACAAGATCTCCGCAACGGCCGCACTCCAACGCGCTCAGACAATGCGTCGCCCAGGAAACATGACAGCAGCTGAGCTATCGAATATGTTTCGTTTGTTCCTGCACGTGACCGGCTTGGGACAGGCAGATCCAGCACAATACCGACTCTTACACGACATCATGCTTATGAACAATCTGGAAATACCGCAACTAATGGGAGAATTTACGCCACCCTGTGGAACCATGCTAGAACGATGCATGTGGAAAGGAACACAGTGGCGCTGTGACAATCTGTTCCAAGTGATCAACAGTACGGAAGGCTTGTGCTGTTCGTTTAATTACTACGGTTTGCTAAAGGACAACTACCCGAAGAAAATTACCGTCAGCGTTCCGAAAGACCCGAGACGTGTCATGGCTAGCGGTTTCCAGACGGGGCTCTCGATACTCTTACAACCAGACTCGGAGGATTACCACTCCACGGATGTAGGGTCGTACGGGTTTAAGTTGATGATCCACAGCTCTTACGACTATCCCGATAATGATGCGGAGATAAAGATTGTGCTCGCTGGTACGGAGTCGTTCATCACGCTCACACCATCCTCAACGTACGCAACCGAAGATGCTCTCTCGTTCGATCCATCCGTACGGAACTGTTTCGATCGCAACGAACGGGTGTTGAGTGTTTTGCAGCGTTACTCGTACGTTAACTGTATGGTGGAGTGTAGGGCAGCAACGATCTACGGAAAGTGTGGCTGCGTCCCATACCATTTCCCCAACAATGGTTCCTTGCGGAACTGCGAAATGAAGGATATGGAATGTGTGGTACGGTCACGACATCTCTACCAAACCGCTGTACCGGCTATGAATGGTTCGGTTGAACGGATGTCGTACCGATCGATTGCACCGCCGTGTGGATGTCTGCCAGGATGTGATAAAGTCCAGTACCCGTCGCAAATGGTTACGGGAGTGATGAATCGTTCGTTCTCGTTTAACGCTTTGTCGTTTTT CAAAGACATTCAGTTGAAGAATCAAAGCTTGGTGCACATATTCCTTGCCGATTTAACTGCTACACACTTTCGGATGGATATATACCAGGACTCGCTGGGTGTTCTAG CTTCTTTCGGTGGAATATTGGGATTATTTCTTGGCTTCAGTATCATAACGGGCTTTGAAGtggtttatttcttttcgatTCGTTTGCTGTTCGATGCACTAACGAACAAAAACGGTAACCGAAACGCTTCAATTCAAAATCATGATTGA
- the LOC126560504 gene encoding cytosolic 10-formyltetrahydrofolate dehydrogenase — protein sequence MADTVQSDRKTNGFHKTTNGQHVEELKIAIIGQSNFAAEVLELLLERDHMVVGVFTIADKGNREDILATTARQHRIPVFKFAAWRRKGVPIPEVLEQYRSVGANLNVLPFCSQFIPMEVIDGASFGSICYHPSILPAHRGASAISWTLIEGDERAGFSIFWADDGLDTGPILLQKQCPVFGDDTLDTLYKRFLYPEGVTAMGEAVDLIAAGTAPKIPQIEFGASYDPALFREENQYINLNQPAVRIFNFIRGLDSVPGALATVEMDDGTETPVRLYGASLSARRSMTNAKLIRFKGAVGPAFVTREGIFITGTDGVLVRVKRLKRGNRVIPAGQWFEQANSSTKPLELTEKEQEQDTLLRSIWKSILKVEIETETDFFACGAGSMDVVRLVEEVKDTLEVPISNETLFMAPMYGEFLQEVIIRLRAGSAGDRSANIEYLGKHVMLTANRRKICVPTQLFINGQFVDAEGAKTLPIVNPTNEQVICDVASASKADVDDAVQAADEAFRGVWTSVSARERGQLMYKLADLMEQHKEELATIESIDSGAVYTLALKTHVGMSIDAWRYYAGWTDKIEGTTIPVNPARPNHVLTFTKKEPIGVCALITPWNYPLMMLSWKMAACIAAGNTVVIKPAQVCPLTALKFAELTIRAGFPPGVINVLTGTGSLAGQALADHPLVRKLGFTGSTPIGKRIMTSCAESNIKKCSMELGGKSPLVIFADCDLEKAVRLGMSSVFFNKGENCIAAGRLFVEDRIHDEFVRKVIKGIKTMKIGDPLDRATAHGPQNHRAHLEKLQEYCAIGLKEGASLMYGGKRVPNLEGLFFEPTVFTNVEDHMYIAREESFGPIMVISKFHASDFEALVARANNTEYGLASGVFTKDIQKALLFAEKVEAGTVFVNTYNKTDVAAPFGGFKQSGFGKDLGKHSLNDLMMKCELMCGFFSSFAGKEALNEYLKTKCVTVEY from the exons ATGGCAGACACAGTGCAGAGtgacagaaaaacaaacgggTTTCAT AAAACAACCAACGGTCAGCATGTTGAAGAGCTTAAAATTGCCATTATCGGCCAGAGCAACTTCGCCGCTGAAGTACTCGAACTTCTGCTCGAGCGAGACCACATGGTGGTTGGTGTGTTTACGATCGCCGACAAAGGAAATCGTGAGGACATACTGGCCACAACAGCACGCCAACATCGCATACCGGTGTTTAAGTTTGCGGCCTGGCGTCGGAAAGGTGTCCCTATACCGGAGGTTCTCGAGCAGTACCGCTCGGTAGGTGCGAACCTTAATGTGCTCCCGTTCTGCAGTCAATTCATTCCGATGGAAGTGATCGATGGAGCCTCGTTCGGCAGCATCTGTTACCATCCTTCAATCTTACCCGCACACCGAGGCGCTAGCGCTATCTCTTGGACACTAATTGAGGGTGATGAGCGCGCCGGGTTCTCTATCTTCTGGGCCGACGATGGACTCGACACGGGACCAATTCTGCTTCAGAAACAGTGTCCAGTTTTCGGTGATGACACGCTCGACACACTCTACAAGCGGTTCCTCTATCCGGAAGGTGTGACCGCAATGGGAGAAGCGGTGGACCTGATCGCCGCCGGTACGGCTCCCAAGATTCCACAGATCGAGTTCGGAGCTAGTTACGATCCTGCACTGTTTCGGGAAGAGAATCAATACATCAATCTCAACCAACCCGCTGTGAGGATATTCAACTTCATCCGTGGCTTAGACTCGGTACCTGGTGCACTTGCAACGGTGGAGATGGATGATGGTACTGAGACTCCCGTTCGACTGTACGGTGCGTCACTCAGTGCAAGAAGAAGTATGACAAATGCTAAGCTGATCCGCTTCAAAGGTGCCGTTGGTCCTGCGTTTGTAACGCGCGAAGGAATCTTCATCACCGGAACCGATGGAGTGTTGGTACGGGTGAAGCGTCTCAAGCGTGGTAATCGAGTAATTCCCGCCGGACAATGGTTTGAGCAGGCAAACAGCAGTACGAAACCATTGGAGCTAACCGAAAAGGAACAAGAGCAGGACACGCTACTCCGCAGCATTTGGAAATCGATCCTGAAGGTCGAGATAGAGACGGAGACGGACTTTTTCGCTTGCGGGGCCGGTTCGATGGATGTGGTGCGTTTGGTGGAGGAAGTTAAGGATACCCTGGAGGTACCGATTAGCAATGAAACACTCTTTATGGCACCGATGTACGGCGAGTTCCTGCAGGAGGTTATAATTCGGTTGCGGGCCGGTAGTGCTGGTGATCGAAGTGCAAACATTGAATACCTTGGCAAGCACGTAATGTTGACGGCAAATCGACGTAAAATATGCGTCCCCACGCAGCTATTCATAAATGGACAGTTTGTCGATGCGGAAGGAGCGAAAACACTGCCGATCGTTAATCCTACCAACGAGCAGGTGATCTGTGACGTGGCTAGTGCCTCTAAAGCAGATGTTGATGATGCAGTTCAAGCAGCTGATGAAGCATTCCGAGGCGTTTGGACGTCGGTATCGGCACGCGAGCGAGGCCAGCTCATGTACAAGCTAGCAGACCTAATGGAGCAGCACAAGGAGGAACTAGCGACCATTGAATCCATCGATTCGGGAGCCGTTTACACGCTCGCCCTCAAAACACACGTTGGCATGTCGATTGATGCGTGGCGTTATTATGCCGGTTGGACGGATAAAATCGAAGGCACCACCATCCCGGTAAATCCCGCTCGTCCAAACCATGTGCTCACGTTCACGAAGAAGGAACCGAtcggtgtgtgtgctttgatAACGCCCTGGAACTACCCGTTGATGATGCTTTCCTGGAAGATGGCCGCATGTATTGCAgctggcaatactgttgtgatCAAGCCCGCCCAGGTCTGTCCACTAACAGCTCTTAAGTTTGCTGAGCTTACAATAAGAGCTGGATTTCCCCCGGGTGTGATCAATGTGCTGACCGGTACAGGATCTCTAGCCGGACAAGCACTCGCCGATCATCCTTTGGTACGCAAGCTAGGCTTCACTGGATCCACTCCAATCGGTAAGCGCATCATGACATCGTGCGCCGAATCTAACATCAAAAAGTGCTCCATGGAGCTGGGTGGAAAGTCTCCGCTGGTCATCTTCGCAGACTGTGACCTCGAAAAGGCGGTACGTCTCGGAATGTCTTCAGTGTTTTTCAACAAGGGTGAAAACTGTATCGCCGCTGGACGGCTGTTTGTTGAGGATCGCATCCACGACGAGTTTGTGCGCAAGGTGATCAAAGGCATTAAGACAATGAAGATAGGCGATCCGCTCGATCGAGCCACTGCCCACGGTCCTCAAAATCATCGGGCCCATCTGGAGAAGCTGCAGGAGTATTGTGCGATCGGGTTGAAGGAAGGTGCCTCGTTGATGTACGGTGGAAAACGTGTCCCAAACCTGGAGGGACTGTTCTTCGAACCGACCGTCTTTACGAACGTTGAGGATCACATGTACATTGCACGGGAAGAATCGTTTGGTCCGATTATGGTGATTTCAAAGTTCCATGCAAGTGATTTTGAAGCGCTGGTGGCACGTGCTAACAATACCGAGTACGGGTTGGCCAGCGGTGTTTTTACGAAGGACATCCAGAAGGCTCTACTGTTTGCGGAAAAGGTGGAAGCTGGTACGGTGTTTGTGAACACTTACAATAAAACGGACGTGGCAGCACCGTTCGGTGGATTCAAACAGAGTGGATTCGGAAAGGATTTGGGTAAGCATAGTTTGAATGATCTAATGATGAAGTGTGAACTAATGTGTGGCTTCTTTTCTTCGTTTGCAGGCAAAGAAGCTTTAAACGAGTACCTAAAAACAAAGTGTGTTACTGTGGAGTACTAA
- the LOC126564727 gene encoding zinc carboxypeptidase A 1 gives MVWNGVFSRCAVMAVLAFGVVAIQAAEVARYDNYRLYRVTPQSEEQLRAVAAMEQASDSLIFLETARKVGDRLDIVVAPHKLADFTETLEAEYIPHNVIDENVQSSFDQERIRLSNKRAKGTFDWNDYHTLEEIHAWLDKLASEHSEVELLDAGRSYQNRTLKGVKLSYGEGRPGVFIEGGIHAREWISPATVTYILNELVNSEDAQVRALAEKFDWYVFPSVNPDGYAYTFQVNRLWRKTRKPYGPFCYGADPNRNWDFHWAEQGTSNNACADTYAGPQAFSEVETRSLSAFVEKLRGKLGAYIAFHSYSQLLLFPYGHTGEHSPNHQDLNEIAEATVKSLAKRYGTQYKYGNVYDAIYPASGSSVDWSYGAQDVKIAYTYELRPDSDAWNGFVLPPNQIVPTGEETMDSLVTLLEESSARGYYDAKN, from the coding sequence ATGGTGTGGAACGGTGTCTTCTCCCGGTGTGCGGTGATGGCCGTGTTGGCCTTCGGTGTGGTAGCGATCCAGGCAGCGGAGGTGGCACGGTACGATAACTACCGGCTATACCGTGTGACACCCCAGAGCGAAGAGCAGCTGAGGGCGGTCGCAGCCATGGAGCAGGCGAGTGACAGTTTAATTTTCCTCGAAACCGCCCGTAAGGTGGGCGATCGGTTAGATATCGTTGTGGCACCGCACAAGCTGGCTGACTTTACGGAAACGCTCGAAGCGGAATACATCCCGCACAATGTGATCGACGAGAATGTGCAGAGTTCGTTCGATCAGGAACGTATCCGGTTGTCGAACAAGCGTGCAAAGGGAACATTCGACTGGAACGACTATCACACGCTGGAGGAGATCCATGCCTGGTTGGATAAGTTGGCGAGTGAGCACAGCGAGGTGGAACTGTTGGACGCTGGTCGATCGTACCAGAACCGTACGTTAAAGGGTGTGAAGTTGTCGTACGGGGAGGGAAGACCGGGCGTGTTCATCGAAGGTGGCATTCACGCACGTGAATGGATCTCACCCGCCACTGTGACGTACATCCTGAACGAGTTGGTCAACAGTGAAGATGCGCAGGTTCGGGCACTGGCCGAAAAGTTCGACTGGTACGTGTTCCCGAGCGTGAATCCGGACGGATATGCGTACACCTTCCAGGTGAACCGTTTGTGGCGCAAGACCCGCAAACCTTACGGTCCATTCTGTTACGGTGCAGATCCGAACCGGAACTGGGACTTCCATTGGGCGGAACAGGGCACCAGCAACAATGCTTGCGCGGATACGTACGCTGGACCGCAAGCATTCTCCGAAGTAGAGACCCGTTCGCTGTCTGCTTTCGTTGAAAAGCTACGTGGAAAGCTCGGTGCTTACATCGCGTTCCATTCCTACTCTCAGTTGCTTCTCTTCCCGTACGGACACACCGGAGAACATTCGCCAAATCATCAGGATTTGAACGAGATCGCAGAAGCCACGGTTAAATCGCTGGCCAAACGGTACGGCACCCAGTACAAGTACGGCAACGTGTACGATGCCATTTATCCGGCCAGTGGATCCAGCGTTGATTGGAGCTACGGTGCACAAGATGTAAAGATCGCGTACACGTACGAGCTACGTCCGGATTCGGATGCCTGGAATGGATTTGTGCTTCCACCGAACCAGATTGTACCAACGGGCGAGGAAACGATGGATTCTCTCGTCACACTGCTGGAAGAATCGTCTGCTAGAGGATATTATGATGCGAAGAATTGA
- the LOC126560505 gene encoding LOW QUALITY PROTEIN: dynein axonemal assembly factor 1 homolog (The sequence of the model RefSeq protein was modified relative to this genomic sequence to represent the inferred CDS: inserted 2 bases in 1 codon) has protein sequence MVRDQYDEEFGPKKMTKKTIQASCRKNKLYLTPHLNDVLYLHYSGYNAIEGLEEYVGLKCLWLECNAISGISGLDHQAQLRCLYLHNNLIKKIENLEHCKQLDTLNLSHNHIAKIENCGSDILPVLNTLNISHNYLKSIESIAELRNCDFVSVLDISHNRIEDIAIVKVLGDMKGLRVLTMVGNPVVNDIPSYRKTLILECKSLTYLDSRPVFDKDRACAEAWKRGGYEEERKEHLRWKKEEQRKMRRSINATLRLRHRGEGEPELLKTSSDEEEEREKGGSHPVRDELQEVEYQSNDVAWKEMEDLFNQHTRALKPSGPDYFSDQSTQMCQAFESTSGRANIDQHKQDTEQKPLIEEITAEEYTGITGTKNDTEEQGSEMKEHSEVLETVTDINEENVAVLPRDGVKESTSVDSGIEPDKSHSEEGTKITNKKEARIASAEQDDTLNVIIQSKEISITMQPSCSTVPQEVTLQGVERKPSTTSIDLIAAPDTARHDSKKQEERKASTASVDYITGSDTNSDPTLVTDCDSCVRNSHDSSRGCSSDTSDSEDMFDKIVPKKHRKLACAIRSEISLSSSDSSSELDEPGDSMLDSKLDRQNTITEFIDEYKRFFHSVDLRDPKCVLKNRHKIVRPQTAKSQRTEPIVYEGVLKTMVQNSNQTKIEQVRQEREADDRSLAKEAVLERLMKGHDAVDMNLEHQMISIGGKAHDFKEYRLEVFRQDQEKLQNLIDRVTAQKDKYNAHIDSIHDQLANIMDDYGQISVKLRKVNDMIQNIGEEVGQEERGETSNAEKPPPSTNIAEQIVENMVKKQTPDVVQSNIETSDDVLNEIEEQISSDEFDLFDTKEHAAARIEVGLMDPTNPNARKPIPQEFGSDPVYRKFIDIQYEIDKLTEDQIFDALNEAARELQEEEENEAKLLHDAVDEYWNPTTDLDDFRRNLNLDAHPIIQRFKRFIECHGTDTDDTDSEAHVRRLETAYHKYERRLSNHLFDEYLILSRKASIATTTGGESSATELELIEIEGGHVLRASTSRRTTAWDLKESMEEPVPEVEEEAHDEIVDKGCLEQKQEELEDEESKPEEDVLCSMNVVAKDIPEINDKDCEXSKLEELVHETPEKKNAEFSMNANIVVISKTSHKDNEEPKSEDPKETVSKPEEIMKHPSEDVVEHQ, from the exons ATGGTGCGCGACCAGTACGATGAAGAGTTTGGTCCAAAAAA AATGACTAAAAAGACGATTCAGGCATCGTGCCGCAAAAACAAACTCTATCTCACCCCACACCTGAACGATGTCCTATATTTGCACTATTCAG GATATAACGCCATCGAAGGATTGGAGGAGTACGTTGGATTAAAATGTTTGTGGCTGGAATGTAATGCCATTTCGGGGATTTCCGGTCTGGACCATCAGGCCCAATTGCGTTGTCTGTATCTGCACAACAACCTTATCAAG aaaatcgaaaacttGGAGCATTGCAAACAACTGGACACACTCAACCTTTCCCATAATCACATCGCAAAGATAGAAAACTGTGGAAGTG ACATCTTACCGGTACTGAACACGCTTAATATCTCACACAACTATCTTAAATCGATCGAAAGCATTGCGGAGCTACGTAATTGTGATTTCgtgtctgttttggacatTTCACACAACCGTATAGAAGACATTGCGATCGTGAAG GTCCTTGGAGATATGAAGGGATTAAGAGTGCTTACGATGGTAGGAAATCCAGTGGTAAACGATATTCCCTCCTATCGAAAAACCCTTATTTTGGAATGT aaatctctgacATATTTGGACTCCAGACCAGTGTTTGATAAGGATCGTGCGTGTGCAGAAGCTTG GAAACGCGGTGGATATGAAGAAGAGCGTAAGGAACATTTGCGTTGGAAGAAGGAAGAACAACGCAAAATGCGTCGAAGCATCAACG CAACACTTCGTTTACGTCATCGAGGAGAAGGAGAACCAGAATTG CTCAAAACAAGCagcgatgaagaagaagaacgcgAAAAAGGTGGTTCTCATCCAGTAAGAGATGAACTTCAAGAGGTGGAGTACCAATCGAATGATGTTGCTTGGAAGGAAATGGAGGACCTGTTTAACCAGCACACGAGGGCTCTTAAGCCATCCGGGCCAGATTACTTCTCTGATCAATCCACACAAATGTGTCAAGCCTTTGAAAGTACTTCTGGAAGAGCAAATATTGACCAACATAAGCAGGACACCGAACAAAAACCACTCATTGAAGAGATAACTGCAGAAGAGTATACAGGTATAACTGGAACGAAGAATGACACTGAAGAACAAGGAAGTGAAATGAAAGAGCACTCTGAAGTTTTGGAAACAGTAACAGatataaatgaagaaaacgtTGCGGTCCTTCCAAGGGATGGTGTGAAAGAGTCAACAAGTGTTGATTCTGGAATAGAGCCAGATAAAAGTCACTCTGAAGAAGGTACAAAgatcaccaacaaaaaagaagctcgAATTGCATCAGCTGAGCAGGATGATACGCTGAACGTTATCATTCAATCCAAGGAAATATCTATAACGATGCAACCGTCTTGTTCAACCGTTCCCCAGGAAGTTACCTTGCAGGGTGTTGAGCGTAAGCCTTCGACTACTTCTATAGACTTGATAGCAGCTCCCGATACTGCTCGCCATGACAGTAAGAAGCAAGAAGAACGTAAGGCTTCTACAGCCTCGGTGGATTACATCACTGGATCCGATACCAATTCCGATCCGACACTCGTAACGGACTGTGACAGTTGCGTACGTAACAGCCATGATAGTAGCCGAGGTTGTTCATCGGACACCTCCGACAGTGAGGATATGTTCGACAAGATCGTACCGAAGAAACATCGAAAGCTAGCGTGTGCCATCCGGTCGGAGATATCCCTCAGCAGCAGTGACAGTAGCAGTGAGCTCGATGAACCAGGTGATAGCATGCTGGACAGTAAGCTCGATCGTCAGAACACGATCACGGAATTTATCGATGAGTACAAACGATTCTTTCACTCGGTAGACTTACGCGATCCGAAGTGTGTGCTGAAGAATCGTCACAAAATTGTGCGCCCTCAGACCGCAAAGTCACAGCGCACGGAGCCTATCGTGTATGAGGGTGTGCTGAAGACGATGGTGCAGAACTCCAACCAGACAAAGATTGAGCAGGTACGTCAAGAGCGTGAAGCGGATGATCGAAGTCTGGCGAAGGAAGCAGTTCTGGAACGTTTAATGAAAGGCCATGATGCGGTGGATATGAACCTCGAACATCAGATGATATCGATCGGTGGCAAGGCACACGATTTCAAAGAGTATCGTCTCGAGGTGTTCCGACAGGATCAAGAAAAGCTGCAAAACCTTATCGATCGCGTAACTGCGCAGAAGGATAAGTATAACGCGCACATCGATAGCATTCATGATCAGCTCGCAAACATCATGGACGATTATGGACAGATCAGTGTAAAGCTCCGAAAGGTTAACGATATGATACAGAACATTGGTGAGGAGGTAGGACAGGAAGAGCGAGGAGAGACTTCTAATGCAGAAAAGCCTCCACCATCTACGAACATTGCTGAGCAAATTGTTGAGAACatggtaaaaaaacaaacaccggaCGTAGTTCAATCGAACATTGAAACTTCTGATGACGTTTTGAACGAAATTGAGGAACAAATATCCTCCGatgaatttgatttgtttgacaCGAAGGAACATGCAGCAGCTCGAATTGAAGTTGGTTTAATGGATCCGACAAATCCGAACGCCCGCAAACCCATTCCGCAAGAGTTCGGTTCTGATCCGGTGTATCGCAAGTTTATAGACATTCAGTACGAAATTGACAAGCTAACGGAAGATCAGATATTCGACGCACTCAACGAAGCTGCCCGTGAGCTGcaggaggaagaggaaaacGAGGCGAAGCTGCTTCACGATGCTGTCGACGAGTACTGGAACCCAACTACCGATCTCGACGATTTCCGGCGCAACCTTAATCTGGATGCACATCCGATCATACAGCGCTTCAAGCGCTTCATCGAATGTCATGGTACCGACACAGACGATACCGATTCGGAGGCACACGTCCGAAGGCTCGAGACCGCTTACCACAAATATGAACGACGCCTTTCGAACCATCTGTTCGATGAGTATCTGATTTTGAGTCGTAAGGCAAGCATTGCCACTACGACGGGTGGTGAATCAAGTGCAACGGAGTTGGAGTTGATCGAAATTGAAGGTGGACATGTATTGCGAGCGTCCACCAGCAGGCGTACGACGGCTTGGGATTTGAAGGAATCGATGGAGGAACCGGTGCCGGAGGTTGAGGAGGAAGCGCACGATGAGATTGTTGATAAAGGTTGTTTGGAACAGAAGCAGGAAGAGTTGGAAGATGAAGAATCTAAACCTGAAGAGGACGTACTTTGTTCGATGAATGTTGTGGCTAAAGATATTCCTGAGATCAATGATAAGGACTGTGA ATCGAAACTGGAAGAGCTAGTCCACGAAACACCAGAGAAGAAGAATGCAGAATTTAGTATGAATGCGAACATAGTCGTGATCTCTAAGACCTCGCATAAAGATAATGAGGAACCCAAATCGGAAGACCCCAAAGAGACAGTTTCGAAACCAGAAGAGATCATGAAGCATCCATCTGAAGATGTTGTGGAGCATCAGTAG